One Faecalicatena sp. Marseille-Q4148 DNA window includes the following coding sequences:
- a CDS encoding lysophospholipase, whose translation MKSEFFYPSSDGVTSIHAIEWIPTQKPKAVLQISHGMVEYIGRYDEFAEYLCEKGFYVVGQDHLGHGRSVSGEGGHGYFHKEKGNEYVVGDIHKLRQRTKEIYPDIPYFLLGHSMGSFLTRQYIQMHGSGLSGVIIMGTGYHGAFELQMGRLLCRAIAAVKGDRYRSRLVNNLAFGGYNRKFRPARTEVDWLTKDTEIVDRYRKDPWCTFLFTVNAYYHMFTGMLQLTKKQNVEKIPKKLPILFVAGADDPVGNFGKGVDKVYRQYKRVGIKDVSLKLYPGDRHEILNETDRQQVYEDIGEWLLKICS comes from the coding sequence ATGAAATCAGAATTTTTTTATCCATCCAGTGATGGAGTGACTTCAATCCATGCCATTGAGTGGATTCCTACACAGAAGCCAAAGGCGGTGCTTCAGATCAGTCATGGGATGGTAGAATATATTGGACGATATGATGAATTTGCAGAGTATTTGTGTGAGAAAGGATTTTATGTTGTCGGTCAGGATCATCTGGGACATGGAAGGTCTGTGTCAGGAGAAGGAGGACACGGATATTTTCATAAAGAAAAAGGAAATGAATATGTAGTTGGAGATATTCATAAACTGCGCCAGAGGACGAAAGAGATTTACCCGGATATTCCGTATTTTTTGCTTGGACATAGTATGGGATCGTTCCTGACAAGACAGTACATTCAAATGCACGGAAGCGGATTGTCCGGTGTGATTATTATGGGAACAGGGTATCACGGAGCTTTCGAACTTCAGATGGGGCGGCTGCTCTGCCGTGCGATTGCAGCGGTAAAAGGAGATCGCTACAGAAGCCGCCTTGTGAATAATCTTGCTTTTGGAGGATATAACAGAAAATTCCGTCCGGCAAGAACAGAAGTAGACTGGCTTACGAAAGATACAGAAATTGTAGACCGGTATCGGAAAGATCCGTGGTGTACCTTTTTATTTACTGTGAATGCCTATTACCATATGTTTACCGGAATGCTGCAGCTTACCAAAAAACAGAATGTAGAAAAGATACCGAAGAAGCTCCCAATTCTTTTTGTGGCAGGAGCAGATGATCCTGTTGGTAACTTTGGGAAAGGTGTGGATAAAGTATATCGACAGTACAAGCGTGTGGGGATAAAAGATGTTTCGCTCAAGCTATATCCCGGTGACCGGCATGAGATTTTGAATGAGACGGATCGGCAGCAGGTCTATGAAGATATCGGGGAATGGCTGTTAAAAATCTGTTCATAA